AACCCTGTGCCGGAGAGCGCCCGGGACGAGATCGCGGCCGGCGATGTGCCGGTCTTCGCGGTGCTCCACGCCCTGGCGGTGCGCGGATTCGCCACCGCCGAGCAGGTCGCCGATTCCTCGGGAGTGTCGCTGGCGGAGGTTCAGGCGATTCTCTCAGCCGAGGTCGAGGCGTCGCACGCTACTCTCGCCCGTGACGTGCTCTACGCCCTGACCGGCACGGGGAGAGGCAAATACCTGCTGCTCGGCGAGGTGTCGATCGACGGCGAGACGCGGGAGAGGGTCAGTGTCGAGTACGAACGCTTCCTCGCACCGAACGCCGTCTTCAAGCAACTCGCCTCCGACTGGCAGACCGGGAAGCCGGCAGATGCCGTCGACAGGCTCAGCGACGTGCACTCGACCGCGCTCGACATTCTCGGCGGCCTCACGGCGATCGATGGCCGGTTCGACCGGTACTCGGTGCGACTGACGGGTGCCGCCGACCGGTTCCGCGGGGGTGACGAGAGCGCCCTCACCAAACCGATGTCGGAGTCTTATCACGACATCTGGATGGAGCTGCACGAAGACCTGCTGGCCACGACGGGACGCGAGCGGAACGAGGCCGACGGCTAGAGCCCACGCGGGTGGTGTTCCGCAATCAGGCGCCCCGTAGCAAGAGTGAAGAAGATTCTCCAGACGAAAGGTACGGAACAATGTCGTTCAGCTTAGATCCGGAAGTGGCGGAAGCTCTCGCCCCACTGTTCGCAGGAGGCACCGATGCGGAGCCTCCTGCTCGGGGAGATGTCAAGACCCGTCGCGCCACTGTGGAAGCCATCCAGGCGATGACGTCGGCCGCCCAGCCGACTCCGCGTGATGTTGAGAGCACGGATTTCTTCACGACTGCTGCGGATGGCGCGCAGATTCTGCTCCGGTGGTACCAGAGAACGGGCAGTCAACTCGCATGCAGGCCTGGTGTGGTTGCACGATCATGCGCAGGACCTCGGTGTCGATCCGTCGAGGATCGCCATCATGGGCGACAGCGGCGGAGGTGGCGTGGCGGCAGGGCTCGCAATCCATGCCCGCGACAACAGTGGACCCGCCATTGCGAGGCAGATCTTGATCTACCCCATGCTCGACGACCGCAACGTCGACCCCGACCCCGAGCTCGTACCGTTTGCGACGTGGTCCTACGATGACAACTTCACGGGGTGGAACGCCCTACTCGGCGACCTGCGGGGCAGCGATGAGGTACCAGCGTCGGCCTCACCGTCGCGAATCGTCGATCCGGCAGGTCTTCCTCCTGCGTATGTGGAGGTCGGCGAGCTCGACATCTTCCGCAACGAGGACATCGAGTATGCACGCCGCCTCAGCGCGGCAGGCGTCTCGACGGAACTGCACGTGCACCCCTCTGTGCCACACGCCTGGGAGACTTTTGCCTTCTCCGGAGCGGTGGCGAAACGCTCCGCCGAGGACAGGATCCGGGTCATCTCGTCATTCTGA
Above is a genomic segment from Subtercola boreus containing:
- a CDS encoding alpha/beta hydrolase fold domain-containing protein, producing MARRFCSGGTRERAVNSHAGLVWLHDHAQDLGVDPSRIAIMGDSGGGGVAAGLAIHARDNSGPAIARQILIYPMLDDRNVDPDPELVPFATWSYDDNFTGWNALLGDLRGSDEVPASASPSRIVDPAGLPPAYVEVGELDIFRNEDIEYARRLSAAGVSTELHVHPSVPHAWETFAFSGAVAKRSAEDRIRVISSF